The following are from one region of the Atribacterota bacterium genome:
- a CDS encoding PC4/YdbC family ssDNA-binding protein — protein sequence MKQIGKLDITDTKRLILSVGEYRGSPRVDLRTYVKIKDKDEYIHTKKGINFDAEWTDDFIKMVEKLKDAKFE from the coding sequence ATGAAGCAAATAGGTAAATTAGACATTACTGATACTAAACGACTTATTTTATCTGTAGGAGAATACAGAGGTTCTCCTCGGGTTGATTTGAGAACTTATGTCAAAATCAAGGATAAAGATGAGTATATTCATACCAAAAAGGGAATAAACTTTGATGCAGAGTGGACAGATGATTTCATCAAGATGGTAGAGAAATTAAAGGATGCCAAATTTGAATAA
- a CDS encoding polysaccharide deacetylase family protein: protein MKINKSKKIRRIRKYIINLLVIMQVFFVLTMGNLELQAYQFTFDELSIPILTYHKFCIGESPDAYTINIDCFKQQMNFLRENDYRVISISQLLECIKNNFFPEKPAVITIDDGFKSVYNLAFPILKEYGFPATLYLYTDFIDNGPNQLSWLEVKEMIDMGIEIGSHSLSHTNLLNLKQNESYLEYLNRIKKEIFLSKTILERNTGSSVLSFAYPYGVYSQEIKMLAKQAGYKALLNVNNMNNSIPINAYSLNRQIISSNCSLTQFQSIVLEKTLQVNDIFPPDGTVTDNQEITIGAILGGQNIEPTSLYLRLSGSGLLNHTYYPEQQKISFTPIAPKLLQKRTWIAQITARDVETGQQRKISWLFTVR from the coding sequence ATGAAAATAAATAAAAGTAAAAAAATAAGAAGAATAAGAAAATATATAATTAATTTATTAGTAATAATGCAGGTGTTTTTTGTTCTTACCATGGGTAATCTGGAACTGCAAGCTTATCAATTTACTTTTGATGAGCTTTCCATTCCTATACTTACCTATCATAAATTCTGCATCGGAGAAAGCCCGGATGCCTATACTATTAACATTGACTGCTTTAAACAACAAATGAATTTTCTCCGGGAGAACGATTATCGAGTTATATCTATTTCCCAGCTTCTGGAGTGTATCAAAAATAACTTTTTTCCTGAAAAACCGGCTGTTATAACCATTGATGATGGTTTTAAATCCGTTTATAATCTTGCCTTCCCCATTTTAAAAGAGTACGGCTTCCCTGCCACTCTCTACTTGTATACCGACTTTATCGATAATGGCCCTAACCAGCTATCCTGGTTAGAAGTTAAAGAGATGATTGATATGGGGATAGAAATCGGGTCTCATAGTCTAAGCCATACCAATTTACTCAACTTAAAGCAGAATGAATCTTATCTTGAATATTTAAATAGAATAAAAAAAGAGATTTTTCTCTCCAAGACTATTTTAGAAAGAAACACAGGTAGCTCAGTTCTCTCTTTTGCTTATCCTTATGGGGTTTACAGTCAAGAGATTAAAATGCTGGCAAAACAGGCTGGATATAAAGCCCTGCTTAATGTAAACAATATGAATAATTCTATTCCTATTAATGCTTACTCTCTCAATCGTCAAATTATATCTAGTAATTGTTCGCTAACACAATTCCAGTCAATTGTGTTAGAAAAAACTTTGCAAGTTAATGATATCTTCCCCCCTGATGGTACCGTTACTGATAACCAAGAAATTACTATTGGAGCGATATTGGGTGGTCAAAATATTGAACCAACCTCTTTATATTTGAGATTAAGCGGTTCTGGTTTGTTAAATCATACTTACTACCCTGAACAACAAAAGATATCTTTTACTCCCATAGCGCCTAAACTTCTTCAAAAACGCACCTGGATTGCTCAGATTACTGCCCGGGATGTAGAAACCGGGCAGCAACGAAAGATATCATGGCTCTTTACAGTAAGATAA
- a CDS encoding HAD family hydrolase, producing MNNSNYKKNTFKAVFFDFGGTLMDAESDKKAHYYMMKEIKKIYQLPASEEELLTLYEKQLFNQDMTLKDNKDNAKNNNKDGNYFHKLHFYSELAFQSILQQYNKKVTSNDLRLFHEIYLENHLKYIRLVEGAWEAILLVKEKDYHCGIISDIDLDYQQEQFKALNINQAFHSITTSEEVKQYKPAALIFQVALQKANCQGEEAFMIGDSYNKDIIGGKNMAMTTIWINRYQNQINKKNISADFTVSELKDILPILNNFL from the coding sequence ATGAACAATTCTAACTATAAAAAAAATACCTTTAAAGCAGTTTTCTTTGACTTTGGGGGAACTCTGATGGATGCCGAGAGTGATAAGAAAGCTCACTACTATATGATGAAAGAAATAAAAAAAATCTATCAACTCCCTGCCTCAGAAGAAGAGCTTCTTACTCTTTATGAAAAGCAGCTCTTTAATCAAGATATGACCCTGAAGGATAATAAGGATAATGCTAAAAATAATAATAAGGATGGTAACTATTTCCACAAATTACATTTCTATTCTGAATTAGCATTTCAATCCATTTTGCAACAATACAATAAAAAGGTAACCTCTAATGATTTACGATTATTTCATGAAATTTATTTAGAAAATCACTTAAAATATATTCGCCTGGTAGAAGGAGCATGGGAAGCCATTCTGCTGGTAAAGGAAAAGGATTATCATTGTGGAATTATAAGTGATATTGATCTGGACTACCAGCAGGAACAATTTAAAGCCTTAAATATTAACCAAGCTTTTCATTCCATCACTACTTCAGAGGAGGTAAAGCAATATAAGCCAGCTGCCCTAATATTTCAAGTTGCTTTACAGAAAGCAAATTGTCAGGGTGAGGAAGCTTTCATGATTGGTGATTCCTATAACAAAGATATTATTGGTGGAAAGAATATGGCAATGACTACTATCTGGATTAACCGTTATCAGAACCAAATAAATAAAAAGAATATTTCAGCTGATTTTACAGTTAGTGAGCTGAAAGATATTTTACCAATTTTAAACAATTTCCTGTAA
- a CDS encoding DUF6391 domain-containing protein has protein sequence MIFLLLLYLFLMPLFFFFIIALIFLPYGFTLYSLVTLITVPKQIWTIAKSKNIRRNHAIEHATINVLEQLAGQQLNISGLSQENGFYIAGIQNAEMVEEAAIRGLNLLKQGSCHLAIHRRCGTDIAIANFITALIFFILLFTTGLFSILNIVIALLLSNLISPYLGEYVQKYFTTSCEVRNTEIVGLEYEIGRQDRNLLLKHFPRGYFIRTETSY, from the coding sequence TTGATTTTTCTACTATTGCTTTATCTCTTTTTAATGCCCTTATTCTTCTTTTTTATTATAGCTCTGATTTTCTTGCCCTATGGTTTTACCTTGTATTCCCTGGTAACCCTGATTACCGTTCCCAAGCAGATCTGGACAATAGCCAAGAGTAAGAATATTAGAAGAAACCATGCTATTGAACATGCTACCATAAATGTATTGGAGCAATTGGCTGGACAACAATTGAATATTTCCGGATTATCTCAGGAAAATGGATTTTATATTGCCGGTATACAGAATGCGGAAATGGTAGAAGAAGCCGCTATTCGCGGTTTAAACCTGTTGAAACAGGGTAGTTGCCACTTAGCTATTCATCGTCGCTGCGGAACTGATATAGCTATTGCAAATTTTATCACTGCTTTAATCTTTTTCATTCTACTTTTCACTACCGGATTGTTCAGTATTTTAAATATTGTTATTGCTCTCTTACTCTCCAATTTAATTAGTCCCTATTTGGGGGAATATGTGCAAAAGTATTTCACCACCTCCTGTGAGGTAAGGAATACAGAAATCGTTGGATTGGAATATGAGATAGGCAGGCAGGATAGAAACTTACTGCTAAAACATTTCCCGAGAGGTTATTTTATCAGAACAGAAACTTCCTATTGA